One stretch of Microcebus murinus isolate Inina chromosome 12, M.murinus_Inina_mat1.0, whole genome shotgun sequence DNA includes these proteins:
- the SPATA31F3 gene encoding protein SPATA31F3, translating to MLSPTFVLWDVGYPFYTCGSICIIALIMWRLKKSVQELRLGPNRSSCRCHRRLKQSSRDRTSRAGRTYQEEAEKLQNLLSVMKSQGWLPQEGSVRRILCADPCCKICNAVALEIQQLLMCENKQISPTSLTPSQGSSCSEILSASSVSFEQHQELGAQSSRELSMTTLRLTLSKVPDQKSLTSSAAQSTNAVSVQDNWADHLQRGQGFQVAGVSQDAGSLSSSSLKKPGVPLNQLERKNNSKSVSKVDKEAPEVGLGNTMKFLLHWINPEVKDQSHEKSTLISDTETVAKASTKEAEKSPAPTKDPVGRAKLEKTTEKPKPSLPFCNTPSA from the exons ATGTTGAGCCCTACATTTGTTCTGTGGGATGTTGGCTATCCCTTCTACACCTGTGGATCCATCTGCATCATTGCATTAATTATGTGGCGATTGAAAAAGAGTGTACAAGAATTAAGGTTGGGACCTAACAGGAGCAGTTGCCGG tGTCACCGGCGACTCAAACAAAGCTCTAGAGATAGAACATCAAGAG CTGGGAGAACTTACCAGGAAGAAGCCGAGAAGCTGCAGAATCTGCTCTCTGTCATGAAAAG CCAGGGCTGGCTTCCTCAGGAGGGAAGTGTGCGGCGAATCCTGTGTGCAGATCCCTGCTGCAAAATCTGCAATGCTGTGGCTCTGGAGATTCAGCAATTGCTGATGTGTGAGAATAAACAGATCTCCCCAACTTCACTGACGCCATCTCAGGGCTCCTCTTGCTCAGAGATATTGTCTGCGTCTAGTGTGTCTTTTGAGCAGCATCAGGAATTGGGTGCCCAGAGCTCCAGAGAGCTTTCAATGACAACCTTAAGGCTGACACTGTCAAAAGTACCAGATCAGAAATCTTTAACCTCATCAGCTGCCCAGTCAACCAATGCAGTCAGCGTCCAGGATAACTGGGCTGACCACCTCCAGCGAGGGCAGGGATTTCAAGTTGCAGGTGTGTCCCAGGATGCAGGATCTCTGTCTTCTTCAAGTCTTAAGAAGCCTGGAGTTCCTCTGAACCAGCTGGAGAGGAAGAACAACTCCAAATCTGTCAGCAAGGTGGACAAAG AAGCTCCAGAAGTTGGCTTGGGAAATACGATGAAGTTCCTTCTGCACTGGATTAACCCTGAAGTGAAAGATCAAAGTCATGAGAAATCTACTCTCATCTCTGATACTGAGACAGTGGCCAAAGCTAGTACAAAAGAAGCTGAGAAGAGTCCAGCCCCCACCAAAGACCCTGTGGGGAGAGCTAAGTTGGAGAAGACAACAGAGAAGCCAAAGCCCAGCCTCCCCTTCTGTAATACCCCCAGTGCCTAG